AAATCCAACGCTCTGCTGACGGAATTCAACCACATGCTCAAGGAAATCCGTCTCGGCACGGCGCGATCCGACGCCCTTCGGAGCATGAGCGATCGACTTCAAATCGAGGAAATATCTTCGTTTACGACACTCCTCATTCAGGCGGATCAATTGGGCGCATCAATCGGACAAGTGCTTCGCGCGCAATCGGACCAGCTTCGGGCGAGCCGATTTCAGGGCGCCGAGGCGACCGGTGCGCGAGCTTCTCAACTCGTCCTCTTTCCGCTCGTCCTCTGTATTTTTCCGGCGATATTCATCGTGGTTTTGGGCCCCACGCTGATCGGTCTTCTGCAACGGGGATTGTTCTGATGTACCGCGTCCGGAACATGACCCGTCAGATGATTCTCGCCGACCGGGTGGAGCAGGCGAATCGGCTTTGGCCGAGAATGAAGGGTCTTCTCGGCCGATCGAACCTGCCGGAAGGTCACGGTCTTTGGATTTCCCACTGCAACTCGATCCATACGTGGTTCATGCGATTTCCCATCGACGTCGTATTCGTCTCTTCGGATCAAAGAGTGGTCCGCCTTCTCGAGCAGGTTTCTCCGTTTCGAATGACTCGCCCCTCGCTGTCCGCTCGGTCGGTACTCGAACTAGCGGCCGGAACACTCGCTCGGCGGTTGACGCACGTCGGAGACCAGTTGAGCTTGGAGATGTTTTCGTGAAGGCCTCCCTGAAAATCGTCGCGGGCGGCGCCGACCGCAAAATCATCCCTCTCAAACGGGGGAAATACGGGATCGGCCGCGCGGAGGGGATGGCGATCCAGATCGACTCGCGGCAAGTTTCCCGCCAGCATGCCGAGATCGTCGTGGAGGAAAATTGCATCCGTCTTGTGGACCTCGGCAGCGCAAACGGCACCGTTTTGAACGGCGTCCCGGTGGAGAACGAGAAACTCCGAAACGGCGACCGAATTTCCATCGGCGAAGTGGTGATCGAATTCGAAAGCGACATTCCGGATGAAACCAAGCGCAGTCCGGTGACTCGCTTTCCGCAAAAGAAAACTCTCCGTTCCGTGGCTCGCCCGGCAGAGGCCCGGCCGTCGCGAAACCCCCGGTCCGTTCGTTTTGTGGTCACCGGTGCGCTGATGCTTCTCTCCGCGTCGATCAGTATTTTCGGGAGCCTCGCGTTCCGAAGCGTCATGATCGACCGCCTCGAGGCCGCTTCGCTGGAACGAGCTCAAAGCCTAATCCGGTATATGGCGGAGAAAAATCGCGAGGACCTCCGCCTCGGAAATGAACTTCTACTGGATGCCGACTCCATTCTCCAAGAGAAAGGAGTTCGGGAAGCGGAGATCGTGGGGACAAAGGGGCGAATCTTGGCCCCCATTTCCAAACTTCATCAAGTGACCAACGACCTTTTTGTGAAGGAGGCACTGGCACAGAAATCGGATCGACCGATTTTGCCGAGCCCGCGGCTCGGCGATGGAACCTACGTTTTGGTCCATCCGATACGGGCCTACGACGACGCTCACGGAGTTTATGAAACGTTGGGCGTGGCCAAGATCCTCTTCTCCCCGGAAGATGCCGTCGGCTCCGTCTCCGCCATGAACCGGCTGATCTTCGTCATCTTAGGCCTGGCGGTCGGCCTCTCGTTGCTGCTGGGATGGCTCCTTTCCAAACCACTGACCCAGCCGCTCGTACGCCTTGCGGAAAGAATCCATCTGCATCGCGCCGGTCACGCGGCTTCCGATGACAATTCCGGTGCCGATCAGGTACCCTTCTCAGATTGGGCCCCACTGGTCGATGCAGTGGACAGGCTCACTGAGGACCGCGAGGAATGATCGACACCAGAGGGCAATGGCTCCTGACGGGGATCGGTGCACCCGTCAGAGGGCGGGAATTCGTGCTTTTAGGCGACGAAATCCGCATCGGCCGAACCCCCGAAAACGACATCGTTCTCCCGTACAAGAGCGTTTCCCGGCACCACGCCTGTATCCAGCGCCGCCAAGACGGCTATTGGATTCGCGACATGGGCAGTAAGAACGGCACCTTTCTCAACGATCGTCCCGTCGAAGAAGCACTGCTTAAGAAGTCCGACGTTCTTCGAGTGGGAGACTCTTCGTTTCGTGTCGGCCGGGAAGAATCCGCCGAAGCGTCAGCGCCGACACCCGACCTCTCCTCCATCCTCG
This Bdellovibrionota bacterium DNA region includes the following protein-coding sequences:
- a CDS encoding DUF192 domain-containing protein translates to MYRVRNMTRQMILADRVEQANRLWPRMKGLLGRSNLPEGHGLWISHCNSIHTWFMRFPIDVVFVSSDQRVVRLLEQVSPFRMTRPSLSARSVLELAAGTLARRLTHVGDQLSLEMFS
- a CDS encoding FHA domain-containing protein: MKASLKIVAGGADRKIIPLKRGKYGIGRAEGMAIQIDSRQVSRQHAEIVVEENCIRLVDLGSANGTVLNGVPVENEKLRNGDRISIGEVVIEFESDIPDETKRSPVTRFPQKKTLRSVARPAEARPSRNPRSVRFVVTGALMLLSASISIFGSLAFRSVMIDRLEAASLERAQSLIRYMAEKNREDLRLGNELLLDADSILQEKGVREAEIVGTKGRILAPISKLHQVTNDLFVKEALAQKSDRPILPSPRLGDGTYVLVHPIRAYDDAHGVYETLGVAKILFSPEDAVGSVSAMNRLIFVILGLAVGLSLLLGWLLSKPLTQPLVRLAERIHLHRAGHAASDDNSGADQVPFSDWAPLVDAVDRLTEDREE